The following are encoded together in the Phragmites australis chromosome 19, lpPhrAust1.1, whole genome shotgun sequence genome:
- the LOC133899920 gene encoding RHOMBOID-like protein 2 isoform X2 produces the protein MKPDEDVQVLVERPTPQGTLRARPYNRRWSPWIVSAATVACIVVFLVTMYVNDCPGRSNNCTARFLGRFAFQPLRENPLLGPSSATLLKMGALDVSKVVHGRQGWRLITCMWLHAGVVHLLINMLGLLFIGIRLEQEFGFVRVGLVYLVSGLGGSLMSALFIRSSISVGASGALFGLIGSMLSELITNWSLYANKVSALLTLVLMIVVNLALGILPRVDNFAHIGGLISGFFLGFVIFIRPQVAWLNQRRGTPGQQTSPVKRKHKTYQYILWLAAAIALIVGFAVATVLLFRGYNANEHCSWCHYLSCVPTKRWKCNSSPTLCTEIQRENTLNLICEGTNKNATYIIGDPTQDKINDLCNQLCS, from the exons ATGAAGCCCGACGAAGACGTCCAGGTCCTCGTCGAGCGCCCCACGCCGCAGGGGACGCTCAGGGCCCGCCCCTACAACCGTCGCTGGTCCCCATGGATCGTCTCCGCCGCAACAGTCGCCTGCATCGTCGTCTTCCTCGTCACCATGTACGTCAACGACTGCCCCGGACGCTCCAACAACTGCACCGCGAGGTTCCTGGGACGCTTCGCCTTCCAGCCGCTCAGGGAGAACCCGCTCCTCGGCCCTTCCTCCGCCAC GTTGCTGAAGATGGGGGCTCTAGATGTGTCTAAGGTTGTGCATGGTCGCCAAGGATGGCGTCTGATTACATGTATGTGGCTTCACGCCGGAGTTGTTCATTTACTCATCAACATGCTGGGCCTCCTATTTATTGGTATCCGACTCGAACAAGAATTTGGGTTTG TGAGGGTTGGTCTGGTTTACCTCGTCTCCGGTTTGGGTGGGAGCTTGATGTCCGCTCTCTTCATACGATCAAGTATTTCTGTTGGCGCCTCCGGTGCTTTGTTTGGATTGATTGGTTCCATGCTTTCGGAGCTCATAACAAATTGGTCACTCTATGCAAATAAG gTGTCAGCACTACTAACGTTGGTGTTGATGATCGTGGTGAATTTGGCTCTTGGGATTCTTCCCAGAGTAGATAACTTTGCTCACATTGGGGGCCTTATATCCGGTTTCTTCCTTGGATTTGTTATCTTCATTCGGCCACAGGTTGCTTGGCTGAACCAGAGAAGAGGAACACCTGGGCAACAAACTTCTCCCGTGAAACGCAAGCACAAGACATATCAGTATATATTGTGGTTGGCTGCTGCTATCGCGCTCATTGTTGG GTTTGCTGTGGCTACCGTGCTGCTTTTCCGAGGATACAATGCGAATGAGCACTGCTCTTGGTGTCACTATCTCAGCTGCGTTCCTACCAAGAGATGGAAATGCAACTCGTCGCCAACATTATGCACG GAAATTCAACGAGAGAACACTTTGAACTTGATATGTGAAGGCACAAACAAAAATGCGACGTACATCATAGGCGATCCGACGCAAGACAAGATTAACGACCTCTGCAACCAGCTTTGCAGCTAG
- the LOC133899920 gene encoding RHOMBOID-like protein 2 isoform X1, giving the protein MKPDEDVQVLVERPTPQGTLRARPYNRRWSPWIVSAATVACIVVFLVTMYVNDCPGRSNNCTARFLGRFAFQPLRENPLLGPSSATLLKMGALDVSKVVHGRQGWRLITCMWLHAGVVHLLINMLGLLFIGIRLEQEFGFVRVGLVYLVSGLGGSLMSALFIRSSISVGASGALFGLIGSMLSELITNWSLYANKVCISLSIVVLHSGRFVHLNGTTFFIFQVSALLTLVLMIVVNLALGILPRVDNFAHIGGLISGFFLGFVIFIRPQVAWLNQRRGTPGQQTSPVKRKHKTYQYILWLAAAIALIVGFAVATVLLFRGYNANEHCSWCHYLSCVPTKRWKCNSSPTLCTEIQRENTLNLICEGTNKNATYIIGDPTQDKINDLCNQLCS; this is encoded by the exons ATGAAGCCCGACGAAGACGTCCAGGTCCTCGTCGAGCGCCCCACGCCGCAGGGGACGCTCAGGGCCCGCCCCTACAACCGTCGCTGGTCCCCATGGATCGTCTCCGCCGCAACAGTCGCCTGCATCGTCGTCTTCCTCGTCACCATGTACGTCAACGACTGCCCCGGACGCTCCAACAACTGCACCGCGAGGTTCCTGGGACGCTTCGCCTTCCAGCCGCTCAGGGAGAACCCGCTCCTCGGCCCTTCCTCCGCCAC GTTGCTGAAGATGGGGGCTCTAGATGTGTCTAAGGTTGTGCATGGTCGCCAAGGATGGCGTCTGATTACATGTATGTGGCTTCACGCCGGAGTTGTTCATTTACTCATCAACATGCTGGGCCTCCTATTTATTGGTATCCGACTCGAACAAGAATTTGGGTTTG TGAGGGTTGGTCTGGTTTACCTCGTCTCCGGTTTGGGTGGGAGCTTGATGTCCGCTCTCTTCATACGATCAAGTATTTCTGTTGGCGCCTCCGGTGCTTTGTTTGGATTGATTGGTTCCATGCTTTCGGAGCTCATAACAAATTGGTCACTCTATGCAAATAAGGTATGCATTTCCCTATCCATCGTTGTCCTCCATTCTGGAAGATTTGTTCATTTAAACGGTACAAcctttttcatttttcaggTGTCAGCACTACTAACGTTGGTGTTGATGATCGTGGTGAATTTGGCTCTTGGGATTCTTCCCAGAGTAGATAACTTTGCTCACATTGGGGGCCTTATATCCGGTTTCTTCCTTGGATTTGTTATCTTCATTCGGCCACAGGTTGCTTGGCTGAACCAGAGAAGAGGAACACCTGGGCAACAAACTTCTCCCGTGAAACGCAAGCACAAGACATATCAGTATATATTGTGGTTGGCTGCTGCTATCGCGCTCATTGTTGG GTTTGCTGTGGCTACCGTGCTGCTTTTCCGAGGATACAATGCGAATGAGCACTGCTCTTGGTGTCACTATCTCAGCTGCGTTCCTACCAAGAGATGGAAATGCAACTCGTCGCCAACATTATGCACG GAAATTCAACGAGAGAACACTTTGAACTTGATATGTGAAGGCACAAACAAAAATGCGACGTACATCATAGGCGATCCGACGCAAGACAAGATTAACGACCTCTGCAACCAGCTTTGCAGCTAG
- the LOC133899920 gene encoding RHOMBOID-like protein 4 isoform X3 codes for MGALDVSKVVHGRQGWRLITCMWLHAGVVHLLINMLGLLFIGIRLEQEFGFVRVGLVYLVSGLGGSLMSALFIRSSISVGASGALFGLIGSMLSELITNWSLYANKVCISLSIVVLHSGRFVHLNGTTFFIFQVSALLTLVLMIVVNLALGILPRVDNFAHIGGLISGFFLGFVIFIRPQVAWLNQRRGTPGQQTSPVKRKHKTYQYILWLAAAIALIVGFAVATVLLFRGYNANEHCSWCHYLSCVPTKRWKCNSSPTLCTEIQRENTLNLICEGTNKNATYIIGDPTQDKINDLCNQLCS; via the exons ATGGGGGCTCTAGATGTGTCTAAGGTTGTGCATGGTCGCCAAGGATGGCGTCTGATTACATGTATGTGGCTTCACGCCGGAGTTGTTCATTTACTCATCAACATGCTGGGCCTCCTATTTATTGGTATCCGACTCGAACAAGAATTTGGGTTTG TGAGGGTTGGTCTGGTTTACCTCGTCTCCGGTTTGGGTGGGAGCTTGATGTCCGCTCTCTTCATACGATCAAGTATTTCTGTTGGCGCCTCCGGTGCTTTGTTTGGATTGATTGGTTCCATGCTTTCGGAGCTCATAACAAATTGGTCACTCTATGCAAATAAGGTATGCATTTCCCTATCCATCGTTGTCCTCCATTCTGGAAGATTTGTTCATTTAAACGGTACAAcctttttcatttttcaggTGTCAGCACTACTAACGTTGGTGTTGATGATCGTGGTGAATTTGGCTCTTGGGATTCTTCCCAGAGTAGATAACTTTGCTCACATTGGGGGCCTTATATCCGGTTTCTTCCTTGGATTTGTTATCTTCATTCGGCCACAGGTTGCTTGGCTGAACCAGAGAAGAGGAACACCTGGGCAACAAACTTCTCCCGTGAAACGCAAGCACAAGACATATCAGTATATATTGTGGTTGGCTGCTGCTATCGCGCTCATTGTTGG GTTTGCTGTGGCTACCGTGCTGCTTTTCCGAGGATACAATGCGAATGAGCACTGCTCTTGGTGTCACTATCTCAGCTGCGTTCCTACCAAGAGATGGAAATGCAACTCGTCGCCAACATTATGCACG GAAATTCAACGAGAGAACACTTTGAACTTGATATGTGAAGGCACAAACAAAAATGCGACGTACATCATAGGCGATCCGACGCAAGACAAGATTAACGACCTCTGCAACCAGCTTTGCAGCTAG
- the LOC133900425 gene encoding serine/arginine-rich SC35-like splicing factor SCL30: MGRYSPAFHSPPRRGHGGRGRSPPRRGYGGGGGGRGGRGDQGSVSLLVRNIPLRCRPEDLRAPFERFGPVRDVYLPRDYHTGEPRGFGFVEFVDAYDASEAQYHMNRQMFAGREITVVLAADTRKRPEEMRRRTKPRGYSDHEGRRSSRHGRSRSRSYSRSRSPRPRGRARSRSYSPAPKRRDDYSASPRAKEEHRRSPRQTKEHDGDKKRRSYTPDDRSDRRGGDNGHAERSPAAEDEEPRRRRRASTESPPGSRSRSASPTHSSR; encoded by the exons ATGGGGAGGTACAGCCCCGCTTTCCATAGCCCCCCTAGGAGAGGACATGGCGGCAGGGGAAGAAGCCCACCGAGGAGAGGatatggtggcggcggcggcggccgcggaggACGCGGTGACCAAGGCTCTGTAAGTCTCCTGGTCCGTAACATTCCGCTCAGATGCAG GCCTGAAGATCTCCGTGCCCCTTTTGAAAGGTTCGGTCCTGTTCGGGATGTTTACCTGCCAAGGGACTATCACACTGG GGAGCCAAGAGGGTTTGGATTTGTGGAGTTTgttgatgcttatgatgcttctGAGGCGCAATATCACATGAACCGTCAGATGTTTGCTGGACGAGAGATCACTGTTGTTCTTGCTGCGGATACACGGAAAAGGCCTGAGGAAATGCGTAGACGAACAAAACCAAG AGGTTATTCTGATCATGAGGGGCGTCGTTCTTCTCGCCATG GACGGTCTCGTTCTCGTTCCTACTCACGTTCCCGCTCCCCACGCCCTCGTGGCCGTGCTAGATCCCG GTCATACTCTCCTGCCCCTAAAAGGCGGGATGACTACTCTGCTTCCCCACGGGCAAAGGAAGAGCACCGGAGATCACCAAGGCAGACTAAAGAACACGATGGGGATAAGAAGCGGAGATCCTATACTCCTGATGATAGAAGTGATCGCCGTGGTGGAGACAATGGTCATGCTGA GAGGTCACCGGCAGCTGAGGACGAGGAACCTCGGCGGCGCCGCAGAGCATCGACTGAGTCACCTCCAGGGTCGCGGTCAAGATCGGCATCTCCTACCCACAGCAGCCGATGA